The Euphorbia lathyris chromosome 2, ddEupLath1.1, whole genome shotgun sequence genome includes a window with the following:
- the LOC136218297 gene encoding F-box protein At2g27310-like isoform X1 yields MYEELMGTTITPVESMASLSSDIFYDILRRLDGPSLAIAACACAAFSSISKEEKLWENVCSTMWPSTNREDVKSLIMSIGGFRKFYADCFPLILNKEVSEYQRNQYLDYPEEWAEAEYYGDMDEYENILPSDFVSIVDIRYKDKSICSKILWGIPNSNGSSGWFYNCPFRIDLLTYAAIDDDSEGEVFLSVSDGLPPILSMEKERKDGKLWRELRDGLRLSWIVVNKKIKQAANLASWSPLGGQRHWPTDKDFVIRFGSVLSAKDILPCQVVECILIMKFRVIHMEEEGGQTTLKLTELSMQLEDMEGAHINGRNSLLILKEALSCHRSKNYSEVLESCHLYAKVQNELKEEKMRNESRIDRLFIITGIASFLTFWYYIL; encoded by the exons ATGTACGAG GAGTTAATGGGCACGACGATTACACCAGTTGAGAGTATGGCATCTTTAAGCAGTGATATCTTCTATGACATATTGAGGCGGCTTGATGGCCCGTCATTGGCCATCGCAGCATGTGCCTGTGCTGCATTCTCTTCCATTTCAAAAGAAGAGAAGTTGTGGGAAAATGTTTGTTCTACTATGTGGCCTTCAACAAATAGGGAAGATGTCAAAAGCTTAATAATGTCAATAGGTGGATTCAGAAAGTTTTATGCAGACTGTTTTCCACTTATCCTTAACAAGGAAGTTAGTGAGTATCAACGGAATCAGTATCTAGATTACCCTGAAGAATGGGCTGAGGCTGAATACTATGGTGACATGGATGAATATGAGAATATTTTGCCATCAGATTTTGTTTCTATTGTTGATATAAGGTACAAAGATAAATCAATATGTTCAAAAATCCTGTGGGGCATTCCTAATTCCAATGGATCCAGTGGTTGGTTTTACAACTGCCCGTTTCGAATTGATCTTCTTACTTATGCGGCCATAGATGATGACAGTGAAGGCGAAGTATTCCTTTCAGTTTCTGATGGTCTTCCACCAATTTTATCCatggagaaagaaagaaaagatggAAAACTCTGGAGGGAGCTTCGTGATGGACTTCGGCTTAGTTGGATTGTTGTAAACAAAAAGATTAAGCAAGCTGCTAATCTTGCTAGCTGGAGCCCTCTTGGCGGGCAAAGACATTGGCCAACAGACAAGGATTTCGTGATACGTTTTGGATCTGTCCTTTCTGCAAAAGACATTCTTCCTTGCCAGGTAGTAGAATGTATCCTCATCATGAAGTTTAGAGTTATTCATATGGAAGAAGAAGGCGGTCAGACAACTCTCAAATTAACAGAGCTAAGCATGCAATTAGAAGACATGGAAGGTGCTCATATTAATGGAAGAAACAGTTTGCTGATTCTTAAGGAAGCATTGAGCTGCCATAGGAGCAAAAACTATAGCGAAGTTCTCGAGTCTTGTCATTTGTACGCAAAAGTTCAAAACGAGTTAAAAGAGGAGAAGATGAGAAACGAAAGCAGGATCGATAGACTCTTTATCATAACTGGTATAGCTTCTTTCCTTACATTCTGGTACTATATTTTGTGA
- the LOC136218297 gene encoding F-box protein At2g27310-like isoform X2 → MGTTITPVESMASLSSDIFYDILRRLDGPSLAIAACACAAFSSISKEEKLWENVCSTMWPSTNREDVKSLIMSIGGFRKFYADCFPLILNKEVSEYQRNQYLDYPEEWAEAEYYGDMDEYENILPSDFVSIVDIRYKDKSICSKILWGIPNSNGSSGWFYNCPFRIDLLTYAAIDDDSEGEVFLSVSDGLPPILSMEKERKDGKLWRELRDGLRLSWIVVNKKIKQAANLASWSPLGGQRHWPTDKDFVIRFGSVLSAKDILPCQVVECILIMKFRVIHMEEEGGQTTLKLTELSMQLEDMEGAHINGRNSLLILKEALSCHRSKNYSEVLESCHLYAKVQNELKEEKMRNESRIDRLFIITGIASFLTFWYYIL, encoded by the coding sequence ATGGGCACGACGATTACACCAGTTGAGAGTATGGCATCTTTAAGCAGTGATATCTTCTATGACATATTGAGGCGGCTTGATGGCCCGTCATTGGCCATCGCAGCATGTGCCTGTGCTGCATTCTCTTCCATTTCAAAAGAAGAGAAGTTGTGGGAAAATGTTTGTTCTACTATGTGGCCTTCAACAAATAGGGAAGATGTCAAAAGCTTAATAATGTCAATAGGTGGATTCAGAAAGTTTTATGCAGACTGTTTTCCACTTATCCTTAACAAGGAAGTTAGTGAGTATCAACGGAATCAGTATCTAGATTACCCTGAAGAATGGGCTGAGGCTGAATACTATGGTGACATGGATGAATATGAGAATATTTTGCCATCAGATTTTGTTTCTATTGTTGATATAAGGTACAAAGATAAATCAATATGTTCAAAAATCCTGTGGGGCATTCCTAATTCCAATGGATCCAGTGGTTGGTTTTACAACTGCCCGTTTCGAATTGATCTTCTTACTTATGCGGCCATAGATGATGACAGTGAAGGCGAAGTATTCCTTTCAGTTTCTGATGGTCTTCCACCAATTTTATCCatggagaaagaaagaaaagatggAAAACTCTGGAGGGAGCTTCGTGATGGACTTCGGCTTAGTTGGATTGTTGTAAACAAAAAGATTAAGCAAGCTGCTAATCTTGCTAGCTGGAGCCCTCTTGGCGGGCAAAGACATTGGCCAACAGACAAGGATTTCGTGATACGTTTTGGATCTGTCCTTTCTGCAAAAGACATTCTTCCTTGCCAGGTAGTAGAATGTATCCTCATCATGAAGTTTAGAGTTATTCATATGGAAGAAGAAGGCGGTCAGACAACTCTCAAATTAACAGAGCTAAGCATGCAATTAGAAGACATGGAAGGTGCTCATATTAATGGAAGAAACAGTTTGCTGATTCTTAAGGAAGCATTGAGCTGCCATAGGAGCAAAAACTATAGCGAAGTTCTCGAGTCTTGTCATTTGTACGCAAAAGTTCAAAACGAGTTAAAAGAGGAGAAGATGAGAAACGAAAGCAGGATCGATAGACTCTTTATCATAACTGGTATAGCTTCTTTCCTTACATTCTGGTACTATATTTTGTGA